One window from the genome of Blastopirellula retiformator encodes:
- a CDS encoding glycosyltransferase, which yields MALVITELEVGGAERCLANLATRIDRTEFDVAVISLASRPAPGRDVLVRQLEEEGIGVSFLNCDSKWRLPMAVRRLSRMISAGKPHVVHSFLFHANVATSMALGRRRQAKLIHGLRVAEQGSWRRWLQSYYARQADLTLVVSRKLKEFARDVLQVRSLVTPNGIDLAEFDEQTAQDVGLKQVDGRKRMIAVGRLDPQKGFDWLLDTLRDALLSSDDWELQIVGAGPQESALKDQARKLHLIDRVQFLGRRADVPQLLTDADLFLLSSRWEGMPNALIEAMAARLPVVATDVEGVAQLLGPLQQTQLSAAGDAEGFAERVAALAADPELRVELGEANRARIESHFTLDKMVNRHAKIYRCAARSLDEMLASPPKRR from the coding sequence GTGGCGCTCGTAATTACCGAGTTGGAAGTGGGCGGCGCCGAGCGCTGTCTCGCCAATTTGGCGACGCGGATCGATCGGACCGAGTTTGACGTGGCGGTCATCTCGCTGGCGTCGCGACCGGCGCCGGGGCGGGATGTCCTGGTTCGACAGTTGGAGGAAGAAGGGATTGGCGTCTCGTTTCTCAATTGTGACTCGAAATGGCGCCTGCCAATGGCGGTGCGCCGCTTGTCGCGGATGATCTCGGCCGGCAAACCGCATGTGGTGCATAGCTTTCTGTTTCACGCCAACGTCGCTACCAGTATGGCGCTGGGCCGCCGCCGTCAGGCGAAGTTAATCCATGGACTGCGGGTTGCCGAACAGGGTTCGTGGCGACGATGGCTGCAAAGCTATTATGCCCGGCAAGCCGACTTGACGCTGGTCGTCAGCCGCAAGCTGAAGGAGTTTGCCCGCGACGTGCTGCAGGTCCGATCGTTGGTTACCCCCAACGGAATCGACTTGGCCGAGTTCGACGAGCAGACCGCGCAAGACGTCGGACTGAAGCAGGTCGACGGCCGCAAGCGGATGATCGCCGTCGGCCGCTTGGATCCGCAAAAGGGATTTGATTGGCTGCTCGATACATTGCGAGACGCGCTGCTGTCGAGCGACGACTGGGAATTACAAATTGTCGGCGCCGGTCCGCAAGAGAGTGCGCTGAAGGATCAGGCTCGCAAGCTGCACCTGATTGATCGCGTCCAGTTTCTCGGTCGTCGCGCCGACGTGCCGCAATTATTGACCGACGCCGATCTGTTCTTGCTGTCGTCGCGATGGGAAGGAATGCCGAACGCGCTAATCGAGGCGATGGCGGCTCGGTTACCGGTCGTGGCGACCGATGTCGAAGGGGTCGCACAACTGTTGGGGCCGCTCCAGCAGACGCAATTGTCCGCCGCTGGCGATGCCGAGGGGTTCGCCGAACGCGTGGCGGCGCTAGCGGCCGATCCAGAATTGCGGGTCGAATTGGGCGAAGCGAATCGCGCGCGGATCGAGTCGCACTTCACGCTCGACAAAATGGTGAATCGACATGCGAAGATCTATCGCTGCGCGGCGCGCTCCTTGGACGAGATGCTAGCGTCGCCCCCGAAACGCCGCTGA
- a CDS encoding HesB/IscA family protein, translating to MAVEVTETAAEEVRRIISDGKHDPDTMLRLGISGGGCSGFSYSITLSQDFDEEKDSKYEFHGLPVVVDKKSLLYLDGTTVDFYKGLDRHGFTFNNPNAVKTCGCGSSFQA from the coding sequence ATGGCGGTTGAAGTTACCGAAACTGCGGCAGAAGAAGTTCGTCGTATCATCAGCGATGGCAAGCATGACCCTGACACCATGCTGCGTTTGGGCATCTCCGGCGGCGGTTGCAGCGGATTTTCGTATAGCATCACGCTGTCGCAAGATTTCGACGAAGAAAAAGACAGCAAGTACGAATTCCACGGCCTGCCGGTCGTCGTCGACAAGAAGAGCCTCCTGTACTTGGACGGCACCACGGTCGACTTCTACAAAGGCCTGGATCGTCACGGGTTCACCTTCAACAACCCGAACGCCGTAAAGACCTGTGGCTGCGGCAGTTCGTTCCAGGCGTAG
- a CDS encoding LysM peptidoglycan-binding domain-containing protein, with protein sequence MRKEARIGFAIVGCLAAILLYAAVKRMWLLAQVARDHGPAPTIPADQVPGKPSLVPTITIPAQPTATYVYQEPSEASAEATQPTASPASRFAIPMDADQVAANPAEKTAKPVAEIDDTPIEAAPPLSKFASRFSAPPQETPAPSEPTVEKSAEPLASLAADSMAALKSRFSTNSDPAPAAAEEKSNDNNAVPIMSSAGSLLGSLASRLASSMTGSKAAQSAATESLAPAVSLGEPSTYSPPPTAVAEAPAAETSPQASLRFVGEKPTEPKPAAPPVAAVIKPAPLVEAQPLPSRPVVTAAPREIASAAPAWKTGERKLEPVQTPVATATKPKPQPRLNRAFASTAASATLPAKQYVPAQNASTTKVAAPVADNTPHRLPPTIEVANDVEQGVTKQADPAWVQQMIESGSFIPGQRLVPTQTPQPLANPPQPPATTYIVQPGDDLAVIARRMLGDASRWGELFRLNRDVIGDYPDQMKPGITLRLPQ encoded by the coding sequence GTGCGCAAGGAAGCTCGAATCGGATTTGCGATCGTTGGCTGTCTGGCCGCGATCCTCTTGTACGCTGCCGTCAAGCGGATGTGGCTGCTTGCGCAGGTCGCCCGAGACCATGGCCCGGCGCCGACCATTCCTGCCGATCAAGTCCCCGGCAAACCGTCGCTCGTGCCGACGATCACCATCCCCGCACAGCCAACCGCGACCTACGTCTATCAAGAGCCGAGCGAGGCTAGCGCGGAAGCGACGCAGCCAACCGCCTCGCCGGCGTCCCGATTCGCGATTCCGATGGACGCGGATCAAGTTGCCGCCAATCCCGCCGAGAAGACTGCAAAACCGGTCGCTGAGATCGACGATACGCCGATTGAAGCTGCTCCGCCGCTGAGCAAATTCGCCAGCCGATTCTCGGCTCCGCCGCAGGAGACGCCTGCCCCCAGCGAACCGACCGTGGAGAAATCAGCCGAGCCGCTGGCGTCACTCGCCGCCGATTCGATGGCGGCGCTCAAGTCGCGTTTCTCGACGAATTCAGATCCGGCGCCTGCCGCAGCGGAAGAGAAATCAAACGACAACAATGCAGTGCCGATCATGTCGAGCGCTGGCTCGTTGCTCGGTTCGCTGGCCTCACGATTGGCCAGCAGTATGACTGGTTCAAAAGCGGCGCAGTCGGCGGCGACCGAGTCGCTTGCTCCGGCGGTATCGCTGGGTGAGCCGTCGACCTACAGCCCACCGCCGACCGCAGTCGCGGAAGCGCCGGCTGCCGAGACATCGCCCCAAGCGTCGCTTCGTTTCGTGGGTGAGAAGCCAACCGAGCCGAAGCCCGCAGCGCCGCCGGTCGCCGCAGTGATCAAACCGGCGCCGCTGGTCGAAGCGCAGCCGCTGCCGTCTCGCCCGGTCGTGACCGCTGCCCCGCGGGAGATTGCGTCTGCCGCGCCTGCTTGGAAGACTGGCGAGAGGAAGCTTGAGCCTGTCCAAACGCCAGTCGCGACAGCGACCAAGCCGAAGCCACAACCGCGACTGAATCGCGCCTTCGCTTCGACGGCCGCCTCGGCGACGCTGCCGGCCAAGCAATACGTCCCGGCCCAAAACGCCAGTACGACCAAGGTCGCGGCGCCGGTCGCCGACAACACGCCGCATCGCTTGCCCCCGACCATCGAAGTCGCCAATGACGTCGAGCAGGGCGTTACCAAGCAGGCCGATCCGGCTTGGGTACAGCAGATGATCGAGAGCGGCAGCTTTATCCCGGGGCAACGCCTGGTACCCACGCAGACGCCCCAGCCGCTCGCCAATCCGCCGCAACCGCCGGCCACGACTTACATCGTGCAGCCAGGCGACGACTTAGCAGTAATCGCCCGGCGGATGTTGGGAGACGCGTCGCGCTGGGGAGAGTTGTTCCGACTAAACC
- the rsmH gene encoding 16S rRNA (cytosine(1402)-N(4))-methyltransferase RsmH — translation MSSTVHVSVLPQEVIDYLDPQPGQTFADGTLGGGGHTRQLAERVGDEGLVIACDRDLAALQRAEQSLRGLPIKVTQRNFSELPGVLQELEIDQIDGLLLDLGLSSDQLADRNRGFSFDSDGPLDLRFDDTEGDTAADLVNLLSEKDLADVIYQNGEERLSRRIAKKICLRRKEKPFLLANDLAELCASCYPARGARERIHPATRTFQALRIAVNRELSSLESILQTAPDFIRLGGKIAIISFHSLEDRRVKEAFREDPRLEPVTKKPIIPTEEEILRNPRSRSAKLRVARRV, via the coding sequence ATGAGTTCAACTGTTCACGTTTCCGTCCTCCCGCAAGAGGTGATCGACTATCTCGATCCGCAGCCGGGGCAGACCTTTGCTGACGGAACGCTCGGCGGCGGCGGGCATACGCGGCAGTTGGCCGAGCGCGTCGGTGACGAGGGATTGGTGATTGCCTGTGATCGCGACCTGGCGGCTCTCCAGAGAGCCGAGCAGTCGTTACGCGGCCTGCCAATCAAAGTAACGCAGCGCAACTTCAGCGAGCTTCCTGGCGTCCTTCAGGAGCTTGAGATCGACCAGATCGACGGGCTGCTGCTTGACCTGGGCCTCTCCAGCGATCAGTTGGCCGATCGCAATCGTGGTTTCAGTTTTGACTCCGACGGACCGCTCGACTTGCGGTTCGACGATACCGAGGGAGACACTGCCGCCGACCTGGTGAACCTGTTATCGGAGAAAGACCTGGCCGACGTCATCTACCAAAATGGCGAAGAGCGTTTGAGCCGCCGCATCGCTAAGAAGATCTGCTTGCGGAGGAAGGAAAAGCCGTTTCTGCTCGCGAATGACTTGGCCGAACTTTGTGCTAGCTGCTACCCGGCCCGCGGCGCTCGCGAGCGGATTCATCCGGCGACGCGCACCTTCCAAGCGCTGCGAATTGCTGTGAACCGAGAGCTTAGCTCGCTTGAAAGCATCCTGCAGACGGCGCCTGATTTCATCCGCTTAGGCGGCAAAATCGCCATCATCAGCTTCCACTCGCTGGAAGATCGCCGAGTAAAAGAAGCGTTTCGCGAAGATCCACGCCTCGAACCGGTGACCAAAAAGCCGATAATCCCTACCGAGGAGGAGATATTACGAAACCCTCGCAGTCGCAGCGCGAAGCTGCGTGTAGCGCGTCGCGTCTAG
- a CDS encoding NUDIX domain-containing protein produces the protein MSIAQVEHILVVPTAEFRNLGYFQGFSPDAPRYLEHLLQPELISFRPRPEMEEDPSFKQLIPYVIFEYVDADGLPWVFQYVRGKGQGESRLHSKRSVGVGGHISSEDAAEHLSGNPYEEGMRRELDEEVEIECEHEIECVGLINDDQNAVGQVHLGVVHRCRVTQPAVRPRESEIIEACFMPVAQLMQELDRCETWSSICLQALYG, from the coding sequence ATGAGCATTGCCCAGGTCGAACATATTCTGGTCGTCCCGACCGCCGAATTCCGCAATTTGGGCTATTTCCAGGGCTTCTCTCCCGACGCGCCGCGGTATCTGGAACACCTGCTCCAGCCAGAGCTGATCAGCTTCCGTCCTCGCCCCGAGATGGAAGAGGACCCCAGCTTTAAGCAGCTCATTCCGTACGTCATTTTTGAGTACGTCGACGCCGATGGCCTGCCGTGGGTCTTCCAGTACGTCCGCGGCAAGGGACAAGGCGAAAGCCGGCTGCACAGCAAACGGAGCGTCGGCGTCGGCGGGCATATCTCCAGCGAAGACGCCGCCGAGCATCTCTCCGGCAATCCATACGAAGAGGGAATGCGGCGCGAACTGGACGAAGAAGTCGAAATCGAATGCGAACATGAAATCGAATGCGTCGGGCTGATCAACGACGATCAGAACGCGGTCGGTCAGGTTCACCTGGGCGTCGTCCATCGCTGCCGCGTTACACAGCCGGCCGTTCGGCCGCGAGAAAGCGAAATCATCGAGGCCTGCTTCATGCCGGTCGCCCAATTGATGCAAGAGCTCGATCGCTGCGAAACCTGGTCGAGCATTTGCCTTCAGGCGCTCTACGGTTAG
- the queA gene encoding tRNA preQ1(34) S-adenosylmethionine ribosyltransferase-isomerase QueA yields the protein MTSIEQYDYKLPKELIAQEPLEKRADARLLVVDRKSGELEHRHIRDLPEILLPSDHLVLNNTKVVPARLVGRRTLTGGRWQGLYLESDVNGHWLVLAKTRGKIAPGEMVTLEDRETKEDISLKLIASLGAGMWAVEPQSSESTLEILDRVGRVPLPHYIREGEMMPDDWKRYQTVFAEQPGAVAAPTAGLHFTTELMKKISANDRMIDYVTLHVGIGTFRPVSVDQLEEHVMHKEWGEIRESAVERIQETKEAGGRTIAVGTTVARVLETAARSGKLQPWRGQTDLFIRPPFDFHAVDALLTNFHLPKSTLLVLVRTFGGNELMREAYAEAIREEYRFYSYGDAMLIV from the coding sequence ATGACCAGCATCGAACAATACGACTATAAACTACCGAAAGAGTTGATTGCGCAAGAGCCGCTCGAAAAAAGAGCGGACGCCCGACTTTTGGTGGTTGATCGGAAATCGGGAGAACTCGAGCATCGCCATATTCGAGATCTCCCCGAAATTTTACTTCCTTCCGATCATCTCGTCCTGAACAACACCAAGGTGGTGCCGGCGCGGCTGGTTGGACGCCGCACGCTGACCGGCGGACGTTGGCAAGGGCTCTATCTAGAATCAGACGTCAACGGACATTGGCTCGTTCTGGCCAAGACCCGCGGCAAGATCGCTCCTGGCGAAATGGTGACGCTGGAAGATCGCGAGACGAAAGAAGACATCTCGCTGAAGCTGATCGCCAGCCTCGGCGCCGGCATGTGGGCGGTCGAGCCGCAGTCGAGCGAGTCGACGCTGGAGATTTTGGATCGCGTCGGCCGCGTTCCCCTGCCTCACTACATTCGTGAGGGGGAAATGATGCCGGACGATTGGAAACGATATCAGACGGTCTTCGCCGAACAGCCTGGCGCCGTCGCCGCGCCGACCGCCGGTTTGCACTTCACGACCGAGTTGATGAAAAAGATCTCGGCCAACGATCGGATGATCGACTACGTGACGCTGCATGTCGGCATCGGCACGTTTCGCCCGGTCTCGGTCGATCAGCTCGAAGAGCATGTGATGCACAAAGAGTGGGGCGAAATTCGCGAGTCGGCCGTCGAGCGCATTCAAGAAACCAAAGAAGCTGGCGGCCGCACCATCGCCGTCGGCACCACAGTGGCTCGCGTGTTGGAAACGGCCGCGCGGTCGGGCAAACTGCAGCCATGGCGCGGTCAGACCGATCTGTTCATTCGCCCGCCGTTCGACTTCCATGCCGTCGACGCGCTGCTGACCAACTTCCACCTACCGAAGTCCACCTTGTTGGTGCTGGTGCGAACCTTCGGGGGGAATGAGCTGATGCGAGAAGCCTACGCTGAAGCGATCCGCGAAGAGTACCGCTTCTACAGCTACGGCGACGCGATGTTGATTGTGTAA
- a CDS encoding cysteine desulfurase family protein, which yields MTARPIYLDNHATTRVDERVFAAMTPYFLEEYGNAGSVGHLFGEAARDAVEKARESIARDVGAEANEIVFTSGATESNNLAIRGILQQRRRRGDHVISITTEHKAVLDPLAKLGRSGLEVTLLSPQQQGADNAGQIDPQQVADALRDDTALVTIMAANNEIGVYHPIAEIGRLCQERGVPFHCDATQAVGKTPLDFHALGIDLASFTAHKMYGPKGCGGLYVRKRGKRIRLEPQIDGGGQEKGARSGTLNVPGIIGLATALQLCLDEAATEMPRQAELRDQLLAGLQAAIDGVTLNGPICSSELRLPGNLNVSFAGVDGEALMMNVREIAVSSGSACTSANPEPSHVLQSIGLSEDATRSSLRFGLGRFNTAEHIEFAVEHVAAAVIRLRKLVKPA from the coding sequence GTGACCGCTCGACCGATCTATCTCGATAACCATGCCACGACGCGCGTCGACGAGCGCGTCTTCGCGGCGATGACTCCATACTTCCTGGAAGAGTACGGCAACGCCGGTAGCGTCGGCCATCTGTTTGGCGAAGCGGCGCGCGACGCCGTCGAGAAAGCCCGCGAGTCGATCGCCCGTGATGTTGGCGCCGAGGCGAATGAGATCGTCTTCACCAGCGGCGCGACCGAAAGCAACAACCTGGCGATCCGCGGCATCCTGCAGCAGCGACGACGACGCGGCGATCATGTGATCAGCATCACGACCGAACATAAAGCGGTGCTCGACCCGCTCGCCAAACTCGGCCGCAGCGGCCTTGAAGTAACGCTCCTCTCACCGCAACAGCAAGGCGCCGACAACGCCGGGCAGATCGATCCACAGCAAGTCGCCGATGCGCTGCGTGACGACACCGCCCTGGTCACGATCATGGCGGCCAACAACGAGATCGGCGTCTATCACCCGATTGCGGAGATCGGCCGCCTCTGCCAAGAACGCGGCGTGCCGTTTCATTGCGACGCCACCCAGGCAGTCGGCAAGACGCCGCTCGATTTTCATGCCCTCGGCATCGACCTGGCCAGTTTCACCGCGCACAAGATGTACGGCCCCAAAGGTTGCGGCGGCCTGTACGTACGCAAGCGGGGCAAGCGGATTCGGCTCGAACCCCAAATCGACGGCGGCGGGCAGGAAAAAGGAGCTCGCAGCGGCACCCTAAATGTCCCCGGAATCATCGGTCTGGCGACCGCCCTGCAGCTCTGTCTGGACGAAGCGGCGACCGAAATGCCGCGGCAGGCCGAGCTGCGCGATCAACTGCTGGCCGGGCTCCAGGCAGCGATCGACGGGGTAACGCTGAATGGGCCGATTTGCTCTTCCGAGTTGCGATTGCCGGGCAATTTGAACGTTTCGTTCGCCGGCGTCGACGGCGAGGCGCTGATGATGAACGTTCGCGAAATCGCCGTATCTTCTGGCAGCGCCTGCACTTCGGCGAATCCAGAGCCAAGCCACGTGCTGCAATCGATCGGTTTGTCGGAGGACGCCACGCGCAGTAGCCTGCGATTTGGACTTGGCCGATTCAATACGGCGGAGCATATTGAGTTTGCCGTGGAGCATGTCGCGGCGGCGGTGATCCGGCTGCGAAAGCTGGTCAAACCAGCCTGA